The region ttttttttttttttttgacatccgaacctttgactttggtgttatcaacatcatgctctaaccaactgagataactgaccagcccttaaactattatttttgatCAGTTGTGCATTTTGATTCTTATAAAAGATCCTTTCGGGAGGAAAAAGAGCCTTTTGCTTTTGCAGATAGTTTTTGCTGTTAAATGTATGTCCCCCTTGACACATGTGCTCCTGGAATGCAAAGTAATTGTAATATTAGCCtaagcaaaatataatttaatttaaaaggtaaatctactgaaaatagaaaagagtAGCCTGAGGTAAACTGTACGAGCAgttcagttcatttattttatgaagtGTATCACAATTCTGTTTATTACATTCCTAAGAGCATTCAGTACTTTTAAAGTAatgttaaatatttctatttagcAATTTCTTCAATGTGCATTATTCAGTGAGTTGAGCAGCATATCACAAACTCAAAGCAAAAGGACATCGTATTTATTGTAACCAATATTTTGGGCCCCACTGGCAGTCAATATACCAATGTTTTTGTACTTTGACCTATGAGAACACTAAAGTTCACACACTTTGCAGTTTATTGAAGTTGCCAATGAGAAATCTATTCAAGATCCtactttcctcattttaaaattgtattacttctTTATTGCTGTGAATATATTAATGCACAGCAAATTCCTAGTGAGACAGTCCACCACATGCATGatttactcatttaacaaatatttatctaacATCGACTATGTTTATACTACTAAATCAgataaaaaggagataaaaaaacaaactaaaacaaaataaagcgaGAGTTGAGTGAGAGAACAGGAATACATATAAGGGTATTAATCAGGCATTGGAATAGGATTCCAGGCCTCACGCACTGGAGGATTTTACATGGCTATTAAAACATAACGGTCCTGTATGGCAGCTAGCAGAACTACTCTAGACCAGTTTTAGAGCCAGAATGTGTCACTTCTGCATTTGGGGCTCAGAGAGTTGACCAAGAGAGCAAAAGAAGATAAAGTGTATGAAGGAGACTGAGACTGGCTGGGGCTTCGAATACAGGACCAAGGAGTTCAGGATTTGGTGACCATGGCGAACTGCTGAAGATCACTGAGGAGGCaagaaataacaataaaggacGGACTTTAGAGAACTTGGTTTGGTAAATGTGTGCTGATGgactggaaagagaagaaatgggagTTAAGAAGCTATTACAGTGTATTCCAGGCTATTACGCTCTAGAGCCTCTTTAGAGTCACCATTTGTCCAGCCCTGCAGAGCCAGGGACCTACTATTTCTGACTCTCTGACACGCCCTGAATGCACCGGCTTCCTGATTCAGCTCCTCCCATAAAGGTCTCTGTGACCACAGTCCTCTGCCCGCCTAACTTCACCCGCGACCTTGCAAACCCTAAAGTCTGCTGTCACATCTGCTTTCATTCCGTTTCTCAAACTCGTATTTATTGAGCCTCCATTACGTGCCAAGCACGGAGCTAGGGACGTGGGGTTAAAAGAGCAAGCAAAACAGACCACGTTCCCGCCCTTGTGGAGCTTACACTCTACAAGAGGACTCGGACTTTAAACAAATCATCACACAAATAGATGCACAACTACAAACCATTCCAAGGCTGCCGAGTCGGCGGCGCCGGTTCTCGAAACTGCCTCCCGGTGGCGCGAGCCGCAGCTCCCGAGCCTCGCTCTTCTCCTGGCGGCAGCGGCAGCTGCAGCAAGCGCCGGCCTCTGTGATGAAGCTCAAGCCCAAGCTCAAGCTCAAGCCCAAGCAGACGCGGACCTATGACCGCGAGGGCTTCAAGAAGCGGGCAGCGCGCCTGTGCTTCCGGAGCGAGCAGGAGGACGAGGCGCTGCTGGTGAGCAGCAGTCGGTGCCCCGACCAGTGGGTTGTCCCAGGAGGAGGAATGCAGCCCGAGGAGGGGCCTGGCGGCGCCGCCCTGGGGGAAGTTGATGAGGAGGCTGGAGTGAAAGGAAGATTAGGCAGACTCCTGGGCACCGTGCAGCAGAACCAAGACCGAAAGCACAGAACATGTGTTCATGTTCTTACAGTCACTGAGCTAGGAGAAGATTGGGAAGATCCTGTTAAtgaaggcagggagagagagtggTTCAAAGTAGAAGATGCAATCCAAGTTCTCCAGTGTCATAAACCTGTGCGTGCAGAATATCTGGAAAAACCGAAGCTGGGTGGTTCCCCAACCAAAGCAAATACCACAGTCCCGTCCCTTTCAGATAATACCCCTTGTTTGTAACTGCTGCACGGACCTCTGGGTTGCCATCTAGTATAACACAAAGAGAATTATAAAGACCTTTCCCACCATATGTCTCATGGGGAGAGTTGTCTTTCCTTGGTAAACATCTGAATGAGGCTTGCAAACTGTCTGAATTTTCCATGCAGGGTTTTCAAACAATTTGCATGTTTTTCAGatgctttcaaatctttttttttttttttaaagaaaagtgtaaaatattttaataagccaAAGCCATGTGGAATGATTTTTTAGATGGCTTAActgttccccacccccaaccatatATTTGTGGTTATCAGTTTTTTTGCAACGTTTTCTCAGTTTTTTGTCCATTTGACATCAGTCTGGTTTGTTTTGTCAGATCAGATTACTTGTGGGTAAATTTTCCCCCTAAATTGTTTTTCTCAACTCGTATTATGTCACTAACTGTTTGATATGGATATTTTCTCTAGAGAATAATAGTTTAACATGAAGTGTACCTCTATAGAGTTGATGATTTTTAGGGGGAAATACATCTTATCATGAAAACTATATTCATGGAATTTTATTCAGCAGGCTCAGTTGTCAATTCCCTTTACTGATAATCTCTCTTTACGCAGAATATCATGGAAGCATATTTTCCTCAGTGTAAATTGCTcttaaaacattttcagttttttttaaaatttagtgacACCTCTTCAGGTAAACTTTCGTGTTTATCAGTAACCACAAAATTAGAGTCTAACCTTAAATGCCAGTCAGTGATGACTGCATCACCGTTGTGTAAAACGGCCTTCTTGCTGTTCAGACTTAAGATTTTTAGCCTAGCGTTGAATGTCTCTTCCTTTCTAGGTTGTCCGTAGGTACTATTTGTCATGTAACTAACTAACTTTTGGGGTAGTAGGACATACCTGAACTAAGAAATATTTCATCTTGTACTTGTCTTTATACTCATTTAAAATCAAGAATCCCACCTAAAACACATAGGTACCTTGTCTGAAACTCCTGTACGTCCCCAACCAGTTCAGAAATGAGGTGGAAGGAAAAACCTTTGACTAAaatgtggggaaggggagagtggaAGATC is a window of Cynocephalus volans isolate mCynVol1 chromosome X, mCynVol1.pri, whole genome shotgun sequence DNA encoding:
- the LOC134367405 gene encoding diphosphoinositol polyphosphate phosphohydrolase NUDT4B-like — protein: MQPEEGPGGAALGEVDEEAGVKGRLGRLLGTVQQNQDRKHRTCVHVLTVTELGEDWEDPVNEGREREWFKVEDAIQVLQCHKPVRAEYLEKPKLGGSPTKANTTVPSLSDNTPCL